One stretch of Sinomonas terrae DNA includes these proteins:
- a CDS encoding phosphomannomutase/phosphoglucomutase has product MSNVSTSAGQAPQIDLSASFKAYDVRGIVGETIDARIVEAVGAAFVDVLGLTGKTVLVGGDMRPSSPEFIEAFARGAAARGGNVEKIGLISTDELYYACGALKAAGATFTASHNPAQYNGIKLAKPGAQPVSSETGLKEIQKAAEAYLAAGSVAQSEDPGTVAERDVLADYAAHLRSLVDLSGIRPLKVVVDAGNGMAGMTTPAVLGDSLLPALPLEIVPLYFELDGTFPNHPANPLEPENLRDLQRAVVEHGADIGLAFDGDADRCFVIDENGNPVSPSAITGLVARREIARARAGGENEPIIIHNLITSRAVPELVEHDGGRPVRTRVGHSFIKAVMAEEGAVFGGEHSAHYYFRDFWNADTGMLAAMHVLAALGGQDQPLSELGAEYEPYVSSGEINSEIEDKAAAVARVREAYEGPDVAIDELDGTTFSAADGSWWFNLRPSNTEPYLRFNGEAKDRETLASVRDSVLAIVRA; this is encoded by the coding sequence GTGAGCAACGTAAGCACCTCCGCAGGCCAGGCGCCCCAGATCGACCTTTCGGCATCCTTCAAGGCGTACGACGTGCGCGGGATTGTGGGCGAGACGATCGACGCGCGCATCGTCGAGGCGGTGGGGGCTGCATTCGTCGACGTCCTCGGCCTCACCGGGAAGACCGTGCTCGTGGGCGGTGACATGCGCCCTTCGTCGCCCGAGTTCATTGAGGCGTTTGCGCGCGGAGCGGCTGCGCGCGGCGGGAACGTCGAGAAGATCGGGCTCATCTCGACCGACGAGCTGTACTACGCCTGTGGCGCCCTCAAAGCAGCGGGCGCAACGTTCACGGCGAGCCACAACCCTGCCCAGTACAACGGGATCAAGCTCGCCAAGCCGGGCGCGCAGCCTGTCTCCTCCGAGACGGGCCTCAAGGAGATCCAGAAGGCAGCGGAGGCCTATCTCGCCGCGGGTTCTGTCGCCCAGAGCGAGGACCCCGGCACCGTGGCCGAGCGCGACGTCCTCGCGGACTACGCGGCCCACCTCCGCAGCCTCGTCGACCTCTCGGGCATTCGGCCCCTCAAGGTCGTCGTGGACGCGGGCAACGGCATGGCGGGCATGACGACGCCCGCCGTCCTGGGCGACTCGCTCCTGCCGGCACTCCCCCTCGAGATCGTGCCCCTCTACTTCGAACTCGACGGCACGTTCCCGAACCACCCCGCCAACCCCCTCGAGCCGGAGAACCTCCGCGACCTCCAGCGGGCGGTCGTCGAGCACGGCGCGGACATCGGCCTGGCGTTCGACGGCGACGCCGACCGCTGCTTTGTGATCGACGAGAACGGGAACCCGGTCTCGCCCTCAGCGATCACCGGCCTCGTGGCGCGCCGGGAGATCGCCCGCGCAAGGGCAGGCGGCGAGAACGAGCCGATCATCATCCACAACCTCATCACCTCGCGCGCCGTGCCCGAGCTCGTCGAGCACGACGGCGGCCGGCCGGTCCGCACACGCGTCGGCCACTCGTTCATCAAGGCGGTCATGGCCGAGGAAGGCGCGGTGTTCGGCGGCGAGCACTCGGCGCACTACTACTTCCGCGACTTCTGGAACGCTGACACCGGAATGCTCGCGGCGATGCACGTCCTCGCCGCGCTCGGTGGCCAGGACCAGCCGCTGTCCGAGCTCGGCGCCGAATACGAACCGTATGTCTCGTCCGGGGAGATCAACTCGGAGATCGAGGACAAGGCCGCGGCTGTTGCCCGTGTCCGGGAGGCGTACGAGGGCCCGGACGTCGCGATCGACGAGCTCGATGGCACCACCTTCTCGGCCGCCGACGGGTCGTGGTGGTTCAACCTCCGTCCGTCCAACACGGAGCCGTACCTCCGGTTCAATGGTGAGGCCAAGGACCGCGAGACCCTCGCCTCGGTGCGCGACAGCGTGCTTGCGATCGTGCGCGCATGA
- a CDS encoding prolyl oligopeptidase family serine peptidase, whose translation MTDPAQTLTPVPKEPVDENLWLEDIHGAEQLDWVREQNARTEELLETGDYPELEAEILEVMDSQDRIPMVTKRGDWYYNFWRDAQNPKGLWRRTRWESYVTDSPEWEVLLDVDALAANEGVEWVWAGASFLRPEDGKSWRRCVVRLSPDGGDASALREYDVEDRAFVSAEEGGFSLPAAKGGADWLDADTLIVSSTLGTDAVTMSSYPRIVRKLPRGIALEDAEVIFEVPADHLMASGGFDDTPGFERLIASDRISFFDVQHSVWRDGAWQQIPVPTDVDIDLHREWLLFRPQRDWEVEGTVHRGGSLLAADFEAFLGGSRDLTLLFAPDAHTSLQSWSWTRNHLLVNLLRDVSSEIRVLTPPTPPSADWTAEELDACPPLHLVESHAVDDEDPEAGDDYWLIATGFLTPTTLLRGSIGGSHEQVKQAPSFFDESRFLVEQHFATSEDGTQVPYFQVGPKDLELDGSHPTQLSGYGGFEISRTPAYSGVIGRAWLERGGVYVVANIRGGGEYGPAWHQAALKENRHRAYEDFAAVARDLIRREVTSPAHLGCTGGSNGGLLVGNMLVNYPGLFGAISCGVPLLDMRRYTKLSAGTSWIAEYGDPDVPEQWEFIKTFSPYHLLRDGVDYPDTFIWTATSDDRVGPVQARKMAARMLAMGIPNVWYHEALEGGHAGASNNRQAAALQARSQAFLWRSLRG comes from the coding sequence ATGACGGATCCGGCGCAGACCCTCACCCCTGTCCCCAAGGAACCAGTGGACGAGAACCTCTGGCTAGAGGACATCCACGGGGCCGAGCAGCTCGACTGGGTCCGGGAGCAGAACGCGCGGACCGAGGAACTCCTCGAGACCGGCGACTATCCCGAGCTCGAGGCCGAGATCCTCGAGGTGATGGACTCGCAGGACCGCATTCCCATGGTCACGAAGCGGGGCGACTGGTACTACAACTTCTGGCGGGACGCCCAGAACCCCAAGGGGCTCTGGCGGCGCACGCGGTGGGAGAGCTACGTGACCGACTCGCCCGAGTGGGAGGTCCTGCTCGACGTCGATGCGCTCGCCGCCAACGAGGGGGTCGAGTGGGTCTGGGCTGGCGCGAGCTTCCTCCGGCCCGAGGACGGCAAGTCGTGGCGCCGTTGTGTCGTGCGGCTGTCGCCCGACGGCGGCGATGCCTCGGCGCTCCGGGAGTACGACGTCGAAGACCGAGCCTTCGTCTCCGCCGAGGAGGGCGGCTTCTCGCTGCCCGCGGCGAAGGGCGGTGCGGACTGGCTCGACGCCGACACGCTCATCGTCTCATCGACGCTCGGCACCGATGCTGTCACGATGTCCTCGTACCCGCGGATCGTGCGGAAGCTCCCGCGCGGCATCGCGCTCGAGGACGCCGAAGTCATCTTCGAAGTGCCCGCCGACCACCTCATGGCGAGCGGCGGCTTCGACGACACCCCCGGATTCGAGCGGCTCATCGCGAGCGACCGGATCAGCTTCTTCGATGTCCAGCATTCGGTGTGGCGCGACGGTGCGTGGCAGCAGATTCCCGTGCCGACTGATGTCGACATCGACCTTCACCGCGAGTGGCTCCTGTTCCGGCCCCAGCGCGACTGGGAGGTGGAGGGAACGGTGCATCGCGGCGGCTCCCTGCTTGCCGCCGACTTCGAGGCCTTCTTGGGTGGATCCCGGGACCTCACGCTGCTCTTCGCCCCCGATGCGCACACCTCGCTCCAGTCGTGGAGCTGGACGCGGAATCACCTGCTCGTGAATCTCCTCCGCGACGTGTCGTCGGAGATCCGCGTCCTCACGCCACCGACGCCGCCCTCGGCCGACTGGACCGCCGAGGAGCTGGACGCGTGCCCGCCACTGCACCTTGTGGAAAGCCACGCGGTCGACGATGAAGATCCCGAGGCAGGCGACGACTACTGGCTCATCGCGACCGGGTTCCTCACGCCGACGACGCTTCTCCGTGGGAGCATCGGAGGGAGTCACGAGCAGGTCAAGCAGGCGCCGTCGTTCTTTGATGAGAGCCGCTTTTTGGTTGAGCAGCACTTTGCGACATCGGAGGACGGGACGCAGGTGCCGTACTTCCAGGTGGGCCCCAAGGACCTCGAGCTCGATGGGAGTCATCCCACTCAGCTGAGCGGCTACGGCGGATTCGAGATTTCACGGACGCCGGCGTACAGCGGGGTGATCGGCCGAGCTTGGCTCGAGCGCGGCGGCGTGTACGTCGTAGCCAACATCCGCGGAGGGGGCGAGTACGGGCCGGCCTGGCACCAGGCGGCCCTCAAGGAGAACCGGCACCGCGCCTACGAGGACTTCGCCGCCGTCGCGCGCGACCTCATCCGCCGCGAGGTGACCTCGCCCGCGCACCTCGGCTGCACAGGTGGCTCGAACGGCGGCCTCCTCGTGGGGAACATGCTCGTCAACTACCCCGGCCTCTTCGGCGCCATCTCATGCGGCGTTCCGCTCCTCGATATGCGCCGTTACACGAAGCTCTCGGCTGGAACCTCGTGGATCGCTGAGTATGGCGACCCGGACGTGCCCGAACAGTGGGAGTTCATCAAAACGTTCTCGCCGTACCATCTGCTGCGCGACGGCGTCGATTATCCGGACACGTTCATTTGGACCGCGACGTCCGACGATAGGGTCGGTCCCGTCCAAGCGCGCAAGATGGCTGCACGCATGCTCGCGATGGGCATCCCGAACGTCTGGTACCACGAGGCCCTCGAAGGAGGCCACGCCGGTGCTTCGAACAACCGTCAGGCGGCGGCACTCCAGGCGCGGAGCCAGGCGTTCCTGTGGCGGTCGCTGCGGGGGTAA
- a CDS encoding RrF2 family transcriptional regulator, protein MRMTAFEDVSLRALMLLSTVDGSEPLATRAIAEGVGTPYNHVSKAVLKLRELGLIESTRGRSGGVQLSDAGRKATVGSVLRALDKRKDLPDCEGGAAGDCPLLAQCGLRSALRRAREAFYRELDAVKITSLPNPRQMGPVLVQLGLAPSSGSYELADENPADALSAPSPLAASSPRAVDPQPDPV, encoded by the coding sequence ATGCGCATGACTGCTTTCGAGGACGTCAGCCTTCGAGCCCTCATGCTCCTGAGTACCGTCGACGGCTCAGAGCCCCTCGCAACGCGTGCCATCGCCGAGGGTGTTGGCACGCCGTACAACCACGTGAGCAAGGCAGTCCTCAAGCTCCGTGAGCTCGGGCTGATCGAATCCACTCGTGGCCGTTCCGGGGGCGTCCAGCTCAGCGACGCGGGCCGTAAGGCGACCGTCGGTTCGGTTCTGCGGGCCCTCGACAAGCGCAAGGACCTCCCCGATTGCGAGGGCGGAGCGGCCGGGGACTGCCCGCTTCTGGCCCAGTGCGGCCTGCGTTCTGCCCTGCGGCGCGCCCGCGAGGCGTTCTACCGGGAACTCGATGCGGTGAAGATCACCTCGCTCCCGAACCCCCGGCAGATGGGGCCCGTCTTGGTGCAGCTCGGCCTCGCGCCTTCCTCGGGCTCGTACGAGCTTGCCGACGAGAACCCCGCGGACGCCCTCTCTGCCCCCTCGCCCCTAGCCGCCTCGTCACCCCGCGCCGTCGACCCGCAGCCGGATCCCGTCTAG
- a CDS encoding thiamine pyrophosphate-dependent enzyme yields the protein MTATAPPRSESSLTAETNPATDAQATADSPVRKSAGHVIVDSLVAHGVTRSYVVPGESFLDVLDGLHGSPIETIVCRHEGGAAYMAEADGKMNQLPGVAMVTRGPGAANAHVGLHTAWQDSTPMVLFVGLIPFAHRDREAFQEFDIKSWFDTGAKRVMVLDHAERASEIVAEAMFAAMNGRPGPVVVGLPEDIIQQEIDATIHPKIPVAHGGMTVTDWKALKSALLAAEKPLFVVGGNDWTQEGASALTNWLEEHHIPAAAEWRCEGTIPFDSPSYVGPIGYGRPKPTYNLLEETDLLVFVGTVPGDVITDGFLVRQDWAKKNFLVTIDPSLRGRSGPVSYQIVAKPDVFVRDLVMINLPVREEWTAWTERMREQQEKFAELPPAAPTDGPARMDTLMANLVPTLPEDAMITLGAGEHTNWAHRYFPTQRYASMISARNGSMGYSVPSAIAASLANPGRRIVTIAGDGEFLMNGQELATAAQYGATPLVIVMDNQEYGTIRSHQERQYPHRISGTQLKNPDFALMAQAFGGYGVRVERDADVPAAIDGALRAIDEDGTFALIHLIVEQRVKAY from the coding sequence ATGACGGCAACGGCGCCGCCCCGTTCTGAATCCAGCCTAACCGCAGAAACCAACCCCGCCACCGATGCTCAGGCTACGGCCGACAGCCCCGTGAGGAAGTCGGCTGGCCACGTCATCGTCGACTCGCTCGTAGCCCACGGCGTGACCCGCAGCTACGTGGTCCCGGGCGAATCGTTCCTTGATGTCCTCGACGGCCTCCACGGCTCGCCGATCGAGACGATCGTGTGCCGCCACGAAGGCGGCGCGGCCTACATGGCCGAGGCCGACGGCAAGATGAACCAGCTTCCGGGCGTCGCGATGGTCACCCGCGGCCCGGGCGCCGCGAACGCCCATGTGGGGCTGCATACCGCGTGGCAGGACTCGACGCCGATGGTCCTCTTCGTGGGCCTCATCCCGTTCGCCCATCGCGACCGGGAGGCGTTCCAGGAGTTCGACATCAAGTCCTGGTTCGACACCGGCGCCAAGCGCGTCATGGTCCTCGACCACGCAGAGCGCGCCTCCGAGATCGTCGCCGAGGCGATGTTCGCCGCCATGAACGGCCGGCCGGGGCCCGTCGTCGTCGGCCTGCCCGAGGACATCATCCAGCAGGAGATCGACGCCACGATCCACCCGAAGATCCCTGTCGCCCACGGCGGCATGACCGTGACGGACTGGAAGGCGCTCAAGAGCGCGCTGCTCGCCGCGGAGAAGCCGCTGTTCGTCGTCGGCGGCAACGACTGGACCCAGGAAGGCGCCAGCGCGCTGACCAACTGGCTCGAGGAGCACCACATCCCGGCCGCCGCCGAATGGCGCTGCGAGGGCACGATCCCGTTCGACTCGCCGTCCTACGTCGGCCCGATCGGCTACGGCCGCCCCAAGCCGACCTACAACCTCCTCGAGGAGACGGACCTCCTGGTCTTCGTCGGCACAGTCCCCGGCGACGTCATCACCGACGGGTTCCTCGTGCGGCAGGACTGGGCGAAGAAGAACTTCCTCGTCACGATCGACCCGTCCCTGCGCGGGCGCTCCGGCCCGGTCTCGTACCAGATCGTGGCCAAGCCGGACGTGTTCGTCCGGGATCTGGTCATGATCAACCTGCCCGTCCGCGAGGAATGGACTGCGTGGACCGAGCGGATGCGAGAGCAGCAGGAGAAGTTCGCCGAGCTCCCGCCCGCGGCCCCCACCGACGGCCCCGCCCGCATGGACACCCTCATGGCCAATCTCGTTCCGACCCTGCCCGAGGACGCGATGATCACCCTCGGCGCCGGCGAGCACACGAACTGGGCCCACCGTTACTTCCCCACCCAGCGCTACGCGTCGATGATCAGCGCGCGCAACGGCTCCATGGGGTACTCGGTGCCTTCGGCGATCGCGGCCTCGCTCGCAAACCCGGGCCGGCGCATCGTCACCATCGCCGGCGACGGCGAGTTCCTCATGAACGGCCAGGAGCTGGCGACCGCGGCCCAGTACGGCGCGACCCCGCTCGTGATCGTCATGGACAACCAGGAGTACGGCACCATCCGCTCCCACCAGGAGCGCCAGTACCCCCACCGGATCTCCGGCACCCAGCTGAAGAACCCGGACTTCGCGCTCATGGCTCAGGCGTTCGGCGGCTACGGGGTCCGCGTCGAGCGCGACGCCGACGTCCCCGCAGCGATCGACGGCGCCCTCCGCGCGATCGACGAGGACGGCACCTTCGCCCTCATCCACCTCATCGTCGAGCAGCGCGTCAAGGCGTACTGA
- a CDS encoding FAD/NAD(P)-binding protein, whose translation MIRGGARTRLRVAVVGGGPRGASAVERLLANWATADLASRSEPDRELEVTVFDPFEPGPGKVWRTEQPREFLMNTPSFFPTLIPSEPGLAEPLAGSCFDAWREARQAELRGGAPTGLEPQEEAELAALEQADFPPRALYGRYLTETFAAVVSEAPPSVAVKHVREEVTRLGRTPHGWALTTRDGRAREADAVVLALGHVPSKLNQTQRGLAEAAARLGLMYLPPAAPADVDWDALPGGSTVLVRGMGLNFFDVMVRLTEGRGGRFKEGPNGRLEYVASGREPRLVAASRRGVPYRGKAELGAYYAPSVRLRWLTRAAALAPRKAGLTPSFDADLWPLLHRDTLWAYYSTLARVSPEEVTPGFLEALDAALAVPGPTWEEQAEGVVEGAIRAELRLDLRGLGAPLAGRHFADRAELDANVLAYLDDDAAGSARGEDDPVKMAIAALHRGRAVLKEAVADGGITEESWVAGLRGWFEGLVEGLASGPPPLRIRQLAALIRAGVLSTVGPEPRFSVDRGAGCFVAESPWVGGRPVYAAAMVEALAPANVVGAADSTLLAGLLADGLVRPKYLAGADGVPRPASGLDVTAPPYRPLDVNGHPVGGLYVLGLQLSAVQWGTAIAAESHPFGAPGEADDGAPYPSAQRTLRDADAAARDILGV comes from the coding sequence ATGATCCGAGGAGGTGCACGAACGCGGCTACGTGTCGCCGTCGTCGGGGGCGGCCCGCGGGGGGCGTCCGCCGTCGAACGCCTCCTTGCCAACTGGGCGACGGCGGACCTCGCTTCCCGAAGCGAGCCCGACCGCGAGCTCGAGGTCACGGTGTTCGACCCTTTCGAGCCGGGCCCCGGCAAGGTCTGGCGGACGGAGCAGCCGCGCGAGTTCCTCATGAACACGCCGTCCTTCTTCCCGACGCTCATCCCGTCCGAGCCTGGACTCGCCGAACCCCTCGCGGGAAGCTGCTTCGACGCCTGGCGCGAGGCACGTCAGGCGGAACTCCGGGGAGGGGCGCCTACCGGACTCGAACCCCAGGAGGAGGCGGAGCTCGCTGCACTCGAGCAAGCCGACTTCCCGCCGCGGGCGCTCTACGGGCGCTATCTCACCGAGACGTTCGCCGCGGTCGTCTCCGAAGCCCCGCCCAGCGTCGCCGTCAAGCACGTCCGCGAGGAGGTCACGCGCTTGGGGCGCACGCCCCACGGATGGGCCCTCACGACCCGGGACGGCCGCGCACGCGAGGCGGACGCGGTTGTCCTCGCGCTCGGCCATGTGCCCTCCAAGCTGAATCAGACCCAACGTGGGCTCGCCGAAGCGGCCGCTCGCCTCGGCCTGATGTACCTGCCTCCCGCGGCCCCCGCCGACGTCGACTGGGATGCCCTCCCGGGCGGCAGCACCGTCCTTGTGCGCGGGATGGGACTCAACTTCTTCGACGTCATGGTCCGGCTCACCGAGGGCCGCGGCGGGCGCTTCAAGGAAGGGCCGAACGGTCGGCTCGAATATGTGGCCTCGGGTCGGGAACCTCGCCTCGTTGCAGCCTCCCGGCGCGGCGTCCCCTATCGGGGCAAGGCCGAGTTGGGGGCCTACTATGCGCCCAGCGTCCGGCTCCGCTGGCTCACGCGGGCCGCCGCGCTCGCCCCCCGGAAGGCAGGCCTCACGCCGTCGTTCGACGCCGACCTCTGGCCGCTGCTGCACCGCGACACGCTCTGGGCGTACTACTCGACCCTCGCCCGGGTCTCGCCCGAGGAGGTCACGCCCGGGTTCCTCGAGGCGCTCGACGCCGCGCTCGCCGTCCCGGGTCCAACATGGGAGGAGCAGGCCGAAGGGGTCGTCGAAGGCGCCATCCGCGCGGAGCTCCGCCTCGACCTGCGAGGCCTCGGGGCTCCGCTCGCTGGCCGTCACTTCGCGGACCGCGCCGAGCTCGACGCGAACGTCCTTGCGTACCTCGACGATGACGCCGCCGGCTCGGCCCGCGGAGAAGACGATCCCGTCAAGATGGCGATCGCCGCGTTGCATCGCGGCCGCGCTGTCCTCAAGGAGGCGGTGGCCGACGGCGGGATCACCGAGGAGTCGTGGGTCGCCGGTCTGCGCGGCTGGTTCGAGGGCCTCGTGGAGGGGCTTGCGAGCGGGCCCCCGCCCCTGCGCATCCGCCAGCTCGCGGCCCTCATCCGCGCGGGTGTGCTGAGCACCGTCGGTCCCGAACCCCGGTTCAGCGTGGATCGCGGGGCGGGCTGCTTCGTCGCGGAATCGCCCTGGGTGGGCGGGCGTCCCGTCTACGCGGCGGCCATGGTCGAGGCCCTCGCGCCTGCGAACGTTGTTGGCGCGGCCGACTCGACGCTGCTCGCCGGGCTCCTCGCCGACGGGCTTGTGCGTCCCAAGTACCTTGCGGGCGCTGACGGAGTTCCCCGACCAGCGAGCGGGCTCGACGTCACGGCGCCACCGTACCGGCCCCTCGACGTGAACGGGCACCCAGTCGGGGGCCTGTATGTCCTCGGGCTCCAGCTCTCTGCCGTCCAGTGGGGCACCGCCATCGCTGCCGAGTCGCATCCGTTCGGTGCTCCCGGCGAGGCGGACGACGGCGCCCCCTATCCGAGCGCGCAGCGCACCCTGCGTGACGCGGACGCGGCGGCGAGGGACATCCTGGGCGTCTAG
- a CDS encoding RecQ family ATP-dependent DNA helicase has protein sequence MTFSDSDAPGSDELRGQALEVLRKLVGRDDAAFHPGQFEAIEALVAHRRRTLVVQRTGWGKSAVYFVASLLLRARGAGPTLIVSPLLALMRDQVEAAARAGVRAVAINSANRLEWDEVHAALAEDAADVVLISPERLTNPAFREQQLPELLARTGLLVVDEAHCISDWGHDFRPDYRRIAALIDELPPSIPVLATTATANARVVADVEEQLGADVLTLRGPLGRDSLRLGVLRMPDPGHRLAWLLQHLGDLPGSGIIYTLTVSAAEDTARLLANAGYRVLAYTGKTDPAEREDAERLLKGNEVKALVATSALGMGFDKPDLGFVVHLGAPSSPVAYYQQVGRAGRGAAHADVLLLPGAEDREIWRYFATTSMPDRAKAHAVLDALAAAGGPLSTVALEAQVELRRTQLDLLLKVLAVDGAVERVGGGWRHTGAPWKYDDERYRRIAAAREAEQTAMVAYEETSACRMEFVTTQLDDETAAPCGRCDNCAGRWFPTEVDPGLLERAGEQLRHSGVPIEPRAQWPSGMDKLGVPAKGRIPAAEQLSEGRVLARLTDLGYGGALRELFAASASDGEVPAGLRPAVVELLAGWARGDGANGPWSGAGRPAGVIAMPSATRPRLVESLARGIAQAGRLPYLGALSRTPAARAGQAGGNSAFRLASVWSAFDVGPELGAAVVGLGGAPVLLVDDLVDSRWSLTVAGRLLRLAGAGPVLPLALGQAG, from the coding sequence ATGACGTTTTCTGACAGCGACGCTCCCGGCTCTGACGAGCTGAGGGGGCAGGCGCTCGAGGTGCTCCGGAAGCTCGTGGGCCGCGACGACGCCGCCTTTCATCCGGGGCAGTTCGAGGCCATCGAAGCGCTCGTTGCGCATCGGCGGCGGACGCTCGTCGTTCAGCGCACAGGCTGGGGCAAGTCGGCTGTGTACTTCGTCGCGTCGCTGCTCCTCCGCGCCCGCGGTGCCGGTCCCACCCTCATCGTGTCCCCGCTCCTCGCCCTCATGCGGGATCAGGTCGAAGCAGCCGCGCGCGCCGGGGTGCGCGCCGTCGCCATCAACTCCGCAAACCGGCTCGAGTGGGACGAAGTGCATGCCGCGCTCGCCGAGGATGCCGCCGACGTCGTCCTCATCTCGCCCGAACGGCTCACCAATCCGGCGTTCCGCGAGCAGCAACTCCCCGAGCTCCTGGCGCGCACCGGCCTGCTCGTGGTCGACGAGGCTCACTGCATCTCCGACTGGGGCCACGACTTCCGGCCCGATTACCGCCGAATCGCTGCGCTGATCGACGAGCTTCCGCCGTCCATTCCGGTGCTCGCGACGACGGCGACGGCGAACGCACGCGTCGTCGCCGACGTCGAGGAGCAGCTCGGGGCAGACGTGCTGACGCTGCGCGGCCCCCTCGGCCGGGATTCGCTGCGCCTGGGAGTCCTGCGGATGCCCGATCCGGGTCACCGTCTCGCGTGGCTCCTGCAGCACCTCGGCGACCTTCCCGGGAGCGGCATCATCTATACGCTCACGGTCTCGGCCGCGGAGGACACCGCGCGGCTCTTGGCCAACGCGGGCTACCGCGTCCTCGCCTACACCGGCAAGACCGATCCGGCCGAGCGCGAGGACGCCGAGCGCCTGCTCAAGGGCAACGAGGTCAAGGCTCTCGTGGCGACGTCCGCGCTCGGCATGGGCTTCGACAAGCCGGACCTCGGCTTCGTCGTGCACCTGGGGGCGCCGTCGTCGCCCGTCGCCTACTACCAGCAGGTGGGCCGCGCGGGCCGCGGCGCCGCCCACGCAGACGTGCTCCTACTCCCCGGCGCGGAGGACCGCGAGATCTGGCGCTATTTCGCGACCACCTCGATGCCCGACCGTGCCAAGGCCCACGCCGTCCTCGACGCGCTGGCGGCGGCTGGCGGCCCGCTCTCGACGGTGGCGCTCGAGGCACAGGTCGAACTCCGCCGCACGCAACTCGACCTCCTGCTCAAGGTGCTCGCGGTGGACGGCGCGGTTGAGCGGGTCGGCGGCGGGTGGCGGCACACCGGCGCGCCCTGGAAGTACGACGACGAGCGGTACCGCCGGATCGCCGCGGCCCGGGAGGCGGAGCAGACCGCGATGGTCGCGTACGAGGAGACCTCCGCGTGCCGGATGGAGTTCGTGACGACGCAGCTCGACGACGAGACCGCTGCTCCGTGCGGCCGCTGCGACAACTGCGCGGGGAGGTGGTTCCCCACCGAGGTGGACCCCGGGCTGCTCGAGAGGGCGGGGGAACAGCTCCGCCACTCGGGTGTGCCGATCGAGCCTCGCGCCCAGTGGCCGAGCGGAATGGACAAGCTCGGTGTCCCTGCCAAGGGCCGCATTCCGGCTGCCGAGCAGCTTTCGGAGGGACGCGTCCTCGCACGCCTCACAGATCTTGGGTACGGGGGAGCGCTGCGCGAGCTCTTCGCTGCCTCCGCCTCGGACGGCGAGGTGCCCGCGGGGCTTCGGCCCGCCGTCGTCGAACTCCTCGCAGGCTGGGCCCGCGGGGACGGGGCGAACGGGCCATGGAGCGGCGCGGGGCGGCCGGCGGGGGTGATCGCGATGCCGTCGGCGACGCGACCTCGGCTCGTCGAATCGCTCGCCCGGGGCATTGCCCAGGCCGGTCGGCTGCCCTATCTCGGGGCGCTCTCTCGGACCCCCGCCGCCCGGGCGGGCCAGGCGGGCGGGAACTCGGCGTTCCGGCTCGCGTCGGTGTGGTCCGCGTTCGACGTCGGCCCCGAGCTCGGCGCTGCCGTCGTCGGGCTGGGCGGGGCTCCCGTGCTGCTCGTGGACGACCTCGTGGACAGCCGCTGGTCCCTGACCGTCGCGGGACGGCTCCTGCGCCTTGCGGGGGCCGGGCCCGTGCTGCCCCTCGCGCTCGGGCAGGCTGGGTGA